The genomic region AACTATTTTTATTGAAGAACTAGTTTCAGCCTGTGAAGTTAGTTAATTATCTACTCATTAAAAAATTAGTTTTTTTTATTTGAAGTTATTAATTGTTATTTTTGTTAAATAGAATTAGTTTTAGTTTATTTATGGAGTTATTAATTGTTGTTATTATTATTATTAAAGAATTAGCCTTTGTTTGGGAGCTTAGTTATTTATCAAAGAATTAGTTTTTGTTTTATAATGTTAGATATTTATTATTTTTATTGAAGAATTAGTTTTGGTTTAAAATAAGTAAAAAGGTTAATAAAATATTGTTATCTATTGATAAATACTTAAATCTAATAGTTTAGCACAGACTTCACTATCCTTTCTAAGTTTATTATCACTTTTACCTTTAGTTTTAAGAGAAAATCTTTCTATTACTCTACCACCACGGGCTTTAACCTTTTCCTCCATTCTATCTAAACTTGCCTTTGCACCTGATGAGGTCATTGTTGCAAATAATACCACATCTTTACCTCTGAGGTCACATCTATCGATTATTGTAATAATAGCGGGACTAGGTTTACCTGACCATACAGGTGTTCCAAAGTAAATTACATCATAGTCACTAACATCAACACGTTTTGGAGAAATTTCGGTTTTATTTTCTCTTAAAGCATCAATGGAGGATGTTAACCTATTTTTAAAACCTGAACGATTTTTCTTATCTTCTATCTGTATTAAATCTCCATCTAACTTAACAGATAATGTTTCAGCAACAATCTTTGTTTTTTCACTGTCAGAGTAATATATAATTAAGGTTTTCATTTTAATCAATATTTTCTTTTATTCAATATAAAATTCAATATTATGTAAAAGTATATTTTTTCAATTAATATAGTTTGTTATTATTTAATAATATTAATCAATTTATAAAATATCTATTTAAAATTAATAGTTTAAATAAAATTTCTTAAACTTTTCATGTTTTTGTAAAATTAGCGATTTTTCAGATTGAATATTTTTATATTGTATCTTATTTTGAAATAATTTTTATAATAATTAGTTAAAAAGATTATGGGAGGTTTTAATTTTATGGATGTAATCCATAAAGGTTTAAACCTGCCTTTTCATCAAATCCACACATGATATTCATGTTTTGTATTGCTTGACCTGCAGCACCTTTTACAAGGTTATCTATTGCAGAAATGACTACAAGTTGACCAGTTTCATCAACTTCAAAACAGCCAATGTGGATATAGTTGGATCCACGTACTGAGCTTAATCTTGGAATCTCACCATTTTCAAGTATCTTTACAAATGGTTCGTCTTTATATTCTTTTTTATAGATTTCTGTGATTTTTCCTTGAAGATCTTCCCTTTCCTCTTTAGTTTCATATCCCACATCATCAGATAACAGTACATGGTTAGTTGTAAGTATTCCCCTTTCAACAGGTACGAGTATTGGTGTAAATGAAATCTTGACATCTGAGAATCTTTGAAGTTCCTGCTGGATTTCAGGAGTATGTCTGTGGGTAGTTACTTTATATGGATTAACATTATCTGCAATGTTTGGATAATGGGTTGTTTCGGAAGGTGAAATTCCTGCACCACTTACACCAGTTTTAGAGTCAAATATCATTCTATCTGCTAATTGGTGTTTGGATAATGGATAACCTGATAGGATGGCTCCTGTTGTAAAACAACCTGGATTTCCAATAAGTCTTGATTTTTTAATCTCCTCCCTGTGAATTTCTGGAAGACCATAGACACTTGGTATTGGCTCTGTGTGTTTTAAATGATACCATTTTTCATAAACCGAATAATCATCAAACCTATAATCTCCACTTAAATCAATGATTTTTGCATCGGTCTTTTCATATAAATCAGGAATGATTTTCATTGATGCTCCATGAGGTGTTGCTGTAAATATTATATCCTCATCAAATTCCCCAAGTTCTTTGTTTTCAAATACCAATCCAGTATCTTGTAAATGGTGATGGATTGTCTCAATTGGTTTTGATTCATTACTTCTTGATGTCACTGTACTTACTTCAACTTCCGGATGATTTAACAATAATCTTAATAATTCACCACCAGTATAACCACTGGCTCCAATAATAGCTACATTAACCATAATTCAATACCTTCTATTTTTGTTATTTATTTTAAATACTTTAATTTTCAATTAATTAGGATTAATCACAGTTTTCTAATCTTTTGTCTTTAAAATCAGATTCTTTTATTTTTTTAATGATTTTACAACTACTGTCCAAGTCGTCTCTGTGATAATCATTAACCTTCATAACTTTTGAATTAATTCCACGTTTTCTTAAGGATTCTTCCAATCTTTCAATATCAAAATCCTGATCTGGTCCTATGGATATGATGTCCGGTTTTAATTCTTTAACGATTCTGAATTTGTCCCCTTCATATCCAAGATATGCCTCATCTACAGGCTTTAACATCTTGATCATCTCAAGACGTTGGTTTTCATTTATAACGGGAATTCTTTTTCTTGCTTTAACAGTGGAATCACGTGCCACAACAACTACTAACTTAGCATCAGGTCCTCCTAATTCCTTAGATTTTTGAAGATAAATTCCATGTCCAGGATGTAACAAATCGAAAGTTCCTGTTGCCATAACTGTAGTCATATTACTAACCTCTAAATTTTTTTAATATATTTTTAGTTTTTATATAATATTAATATAGTTCTTTTTAGATTTTTAATTTAGTTAATATTATAATAGTTTAGTTTTTTTCTAGAATTCTTAAATAGTTCATATAATTTCATATTTGATTTAGTTTATATGTTATTAAAACATTATTTCAAGATTCCTAATTCAGCTTTTCTGGATTCTTCGATTAATCTATATCCTGATATTTTAAAGCATCTTTTAGATTTAATTTATTCTTATATAATGCAGATCCAATTACTACTCCTTTAACGCCTGTATTTTGAAGTATCTTTAAATCGTCCTCGCTACTTACTCCACCGGAATATACAACTGGTATTAGAGAAGACTTGACAAGGTCTATAATCGGTTCTGTATTTAATCCATTTAAAAGTCCCTCAACATCAACATTTGTATAGAGTATACTTCCTGCACCATTGTCTGCAAATTCCTTTGATAATTCCACAGGGCTTTTATCTATCTTTTCCTGCCATCCTTTAATTACTACCTTTGAATCTTTACTGTCAAGTGAAATCATGATGTGTTCCGGACCATATTCATCAGATAATTCCCTTATTGTCTCGGGATGTATTATGCCCATAGTTCCAATTATTACCCTTTCAACTCCGAGATCTAATAGTTGGCCGGCATATTCTACAGATCTTATTCCTCCCCCTATTTGAACTGGAACATTTACTGTATCAATGATTTTTTTAATTAACTTAACATTGCTTTTACCGTCTATGGTTCCATCAAGGTCTATTACATGGACTACCTCAGCACCTTCATTTTCCCATTTTAAAGCAACCTCTTCAGGATTATCAATAATTACTTGTTCACTTCCAGGTTTTCCCTGAACAAGCTGAACACATTTTCCATTTTTTATATCTACCGCAGGCATAATCTCCATTTTATTGTCTTCAAATACCATTTAAAACACCAAAGATTTATTATAAATAAGTTTTTATTTTATCCTATATAAAAAATTTTAATTTATCAATGTTTCAAATCTTAATTTGAATAGAAATGGCGGAGTATCCGATTTAAAAAAAGTATTTGGGTTTTTATATTTTTAGTTTAAAAAAAGTTGGTAGAATATTAATTTAATATTCTACTTATGTTTATTCTAATTTAAATTATCTGATTTTGATTTAATAGGATTTTTAGTGTTTTACGATTTTTTTAAGAATCTTAAGTTTCAATGCTCTTTTTGCATGTTTCTTAATTCTATGTTCGTCTCTTAAACTAGACATTTTTTCTACCTCCTATTTTGCTAAAAAGTATATTTTGTTTTATTAGATTTGCATATACTAATAATTTTCCTTTTAGAATCCTTGTTTGAACATTTAACTGTTTTTGAATAAATGGATATTATATTCTGTCATTTTTTTAAACCCTTCATATTGGCTTAGAAAATTATTTTAATTATCTAATTAAATATTGTATTAATTATTGTGATATTATGAGAAGAACAGCATTTAAAGTGGCATATATTGGCTCTAATTTCAGTGGTTTTCAAAGACAACCTGATGTTAGAACAGTTGAAGGAGATATTATTAATACTTTAATGGAACTTGAATACATTGAAGATCTAAAAGATGCACGTTTTAGAATTGCAGGAAGAACCGATGCAGGTGTTAACAGTCTTGGAAATGTGGTAAGTTTTCAAAGTGAAAAGGAGCTACATATAAATAAGATTAACAGATATCTGCCTGAGGATGTTCAATTCTTAGCCCAGGCTCCAGTTAGATTCGGATTTAAACCTAGATATGCTAAACAAAGATGGTACAGATATGTTCTCTTTAGAGATGATCTGGACATTGATAGATTAAATGAAATGGCTTCTTTATTTGAAGGTTCTCACAATTTTACAAATTTTACAAAAAGATATCAGAAAACTACAACAAGAACCATTGATAGGATTTCTGTAACGGTTCCGGACATAGGAGAGGATGAAAGATTAAAACGTAGTTTTAAAACCAATAACTTCACTAAACAGCAGAACTTTCCACATCTTAACAATAATTACTCACCTATCTTCATTGATGTTTATGGTGAAAGTTTCCTGTGGAATATGATACGTAAGATGATGAGGGTGTTTGTCGAGTATTCATGTGGCAACATGTCATATGGGCAGGTTGAGGATTATTTGAATCCTAAAGAGGATGAACCAAGAGCTCATATTAAAGTTTTGGAAGCTGAAAATCTTATCTTAATGGATACAATCTATGATAAAATCAATTTTCAATATGATGATTATGCCGTGGAAAAGTTTAAACGTTATCTTGCATCTAAACTTATTGATTATCAAAGGTCTTATGGTATTGTTGAATGTATTTTAAACAGTTTTTAGATTATATTTTCAAGGAAGTATTACAATGGAAGACTTATCTGGTTTATCTAATATAGAATATTATAAATATTTCAATAATCTTTCAGAGGAGGAGATTTTTGACTATATCTATGATTTAAGTGATATTGATTTTTATAACCATATTATAAGATATATTGACTATTTTAAACTTACTAAAGATTTTATTGTATCAAATTCTTACAACAATGTTTATGTTCCTAACCCCGATTATTCTGATTATTATGACCTTGACTTAGGTTCCATCTACACCAATTTCAGACAGTTTCTGGAATATCACGGTTTTGAATCTCTAAACTATCTTGATAGGATTTATGAGATTCAATCTTTTATTATGAGAGGTTCAAGGTCTACAATTGAAGACAATCTTAGATTTATTAGCAGTGCAAGCATATCCGATATTGAGGTTTTCTTTACTTTTATAGAAGGTAGAAACAATCATTTTGGTGAGATTATTTTAAGCCGTTATGACTGTGATGTTTATATTGCAGGACTTAGTAGAATTAAAGAAATAATTAATGAT from Methanobrevibacter boviskoreani JH1 harbors:
- the hisA gene encoding 1-(5-phosphoribosyl)-5-[(5-phosphoribosylamino)methylideneamino]imidazole-4-carboxamide isomerase — encoded protein: MVFEDNKMEIMPAVDIKNGKCVQLVQGKPGSEQVIIDNPEEVALKWENEGAEVVHVIDLDGTIDGKSNVKLIKKIIDTVNVPVQIGGGIRSVEYAGQLLDLGVERVIIGTMGIIHPETIRELSDEYGPEHIMISLDSKDSKVVIKGWQEKIDKSPVELSKEFADNGAGSILYTNVDVEGLLNGLNTEPIIDLVKSSLIPVVYSGGVSSEDDLKILQNTGVKGVVIGSALYKNKLNLKDALKYQDID
- a CDS encoding adenylyltransferase/cytidyltransferase family protein, which codes for MTTVMATGTFDLLHPGHGIYLQKSKELGGPDAKLVVVVARDSTVKARKRIPVINENQRLEMIKMLKPVDEAYLGYEGDKFRIVKELKPDIISIGPDQDFDIERLEESLRKRGINSKVMKVNDYHRDDLDSSCKIIKKIKESDFKDKRLENCD
- the argC gene encoding N-acetyl-gamma-glutamyl-phosphate reductase produces the protein MVNVAIIGASGYTGGELLRLLLNHPEVEVSTVTSRSNESKPIETIHHHLQDTGLVFENKELGEFDEDIIFTATPHGASMKIIPDLYEKTDAKIIDLSGDYRFDDYSVYEKWYHLKHTEPIPSVYGLPEIHREEIKKSRLIGNPGCFTTGAILSGYPLSKHQLADRMIFDSKTGVSGAGISPSETTHYPNIADNVNPYKVTTHRHTPEIQQELQRFSDVKISFTPILVPVERGILTTNHVLLSDDVGYETKEEREDLQGKITEIYKKEYKDEPFVKILENGEIPRLSSVRGSNYIHIGCFEVDETGQLVVISAIDNLVKGAAGQAIQNMNIMCGFDEKAGLNLYGLHP
- a CDS encoding flavodoxin family protein is translated as MKTLIIYYSDSEKTKIVAETLSVKLDGDLIQIEDKKNRSGFKNRLTSSIDALRENKTEISPKRVDVSDYDVIYFGTPVWSGKPSPAIITIIDRCDLRGKDVVLFATMTSSGAKASLDRMEEKVKARGGRVIERFSLKTKGKSDNKLRKDSEVCAKLLDLSIYQ
- the truA gene encoding tRNA pseudouridine(38-40) synthase TruA — encoded protein: MRRTAFKVAYIGSNFSGFQRQPDVRTVEGDIINTLMELEYIEDLKDARFRIAGRTDAGVNSLGNVVSFQSEKELHINKINRYLPEDVQFLAQAPVRFGFKPRYAKQRWYRYVLFRDDLDIDRLNEMASLFEGSHNFTNFTKRYQKTTTRTIDRISVTVPDIGEDERLKRSFKTNNFTKQQNFPHLNNNYSPIFIDVYGESFLWNMIRKMMRVFVEYSCGNMSYGQVEDYLNPKEDEPRAHIKVLEAENLILMDTIYDKINFQYDDYAVEKFKRYLASKLIDYQRSYGIVECILNSF